In Ancylomarina subtilis, the genomic stretch TGCTTCAATGGATTCAAAATCGTATTCTCCATTTTCATCCAGAGGGGTGTGCTCCCGGTCCACAAAATAATTGTCCAGAGACAGGTTTATGGGTTCAATACCAGCTACTTTGAGTTGGATGGCTAATCTTTTTCCAAAGGTTGTTTTTCCTGATGAGGAAGGACCTGCAATTAAAATGATTTTAATTTTTTTCCATTTTTTGCGAATGCGATCTGCAATTTGCGAGATTTTTTTCTCGTGCATGGCTTCATAGATCTTAATAAGCTCTGAGATCTTTTTTTCTTCCACACTTCGATTTAAATCGCCGACATTTGAGATTTTTAGAATTTTTCCCCAACGCTTATACTCACTAAAGATTTGCAACATTTTTTCTTGTTGCAGAATTTGCTTGGCTTCATTTGGATTCTTCTTATCCGGAGGCAACAGCAACATGCCGTTGTAATAATGTTGCAGATCAAAGACCTCTAATAATCCGGTACGTGGAAGTAAGAATCCGTAGAAATAATCAACCGTTGTGTCAAGTTTGTAAACCGATGTGTAAATATTTCCCCGGGTTAGAAGCAGATTTGTTTTCTCATGCAAACCTTGAGATTCAAATAGCTCAATGGCTTTTTCGGTTTCCATTTCCTGTCTTTCGAAAGGGATGTCTGCCCTTACAATCTCAAGCATTCTGAGCTTTATTTTTGCAATGTTTTCCTGGGTTAGTATTGTGTTTTTGTCTTTGATTCTGCAATACAAACCATTCGAAATAGAATGCTCAACTCTAAAACCAACATTGGGTAATACGTCCTGAATCGCTTTGTAAAGAATGAAAGTAAGCGAACGCATATACATTCTTTTACCAGCAGGATCTGTGTAGTCTATAAATTTAACATTCTTGGGTTTGTATATTTCGTAGGTCAGTTCTTTAAGTTTATTATTGACGATCGCTCCTAAAACCGTCATGTTGAGTTGTGACGAAACGTCATCTAAGATGGTCTGCAAACTGGTTCCCAAGGGATAAAATCTTTTTTCGTCCAGATCCTCTATGTATATGCTTATTAGTTTTCCCATAAATTAGATATTTGTTCTTTTTCGAACTTTTAGTCTATCTAAAGATAGTATTTATCAGTTTTGAGAAAACGATTTTGTTGTTAAATAAAATCAAAAAAATAATTGAGGATGCGCGATGACCTAATTGTTATATTTCAATAAGAAGATTAATTTTTAGTCTTTTTCTTGTTAAAATAGTTTAGCATCAAGAGACTAATAGCGATGACGGTCATCCCCAGGATTGAAATAAGATCCGGATTTTCGTTGGGTAAAACCAACCAGCTGATACAGGCTCCAAATATGGGAATTATAAATTTCCATGTGTTTAAGTTGGAGACTTTAACACCCTCACGCCCCAAAAGGCCAAACCAGATGGTAATTGCCATTGCAGATACGATTGCTAACCATCCTAAAGCATAATAATACTCATTGGGGTGAATTTCCCACTTGGGATGTTCCACAGGAATAGAAATTAGAATCAGCATGAGACCGCCCAGTATCATTGAAAATGAAGCGAGGATTCGTGGAGGAATGTCTCGGGTGTCACGGGCAACAATCACATTTCCCATACTACCAACAATGTTGTTGAGGACTAAAATTCCAACACCTAGTGGAATGGTGGTGGTTAGTATAAAATCGGCTCGTCCCAGACTGATGATACAAACGCCCAGCATGCCCAAAAGAATAGATGAGACTTTAGATAAAGTCATCTTATCATTTTTCATCATCAAATGTGCCATGATAGCGGCAAATAGGGGTTGTGCTCCAATCAGCATAGCACCTAAAGCTCCCGGCAGGTAATTGATTCCTGTATAAAACAAGCCGTAGAGAAATGTTGTTTGTAGAAGAGCTACCTGAATAATCAATTTCCAGGATTTGGGACTTAAAGTCCGAAGTTTTGTTCGGAATTCAGGGATGAAAGGCAGAATTAACAGACCGGAAATAAAGAAGCGAATTCCTGCAAAGTTCAGAGGAGTTGTGTATTTCAATCCAATTTTGATGGCAGCAAATGGTGTTGCCCAAAGCAGACAAGCCAGTATGGCTAAAAATGGGATTGAAAGAAGATACTTTTTCATTCGTAACTTTATTTTGATCTATAAAAAATCCCTTCGTGATGAAGGGATTTATTGATTTGTATATCTTGAAAAACGGATTGATGAAACAATTAGCTTCTTAGAAATACATTATTCTTTTTTTCGTGTCCGATAGTCGTAATAGGACCATGACCAGGATGTACTGTGACATCATCATCCATAACCAGAAGTTTGGTTTTGATACCTGTGATAAGATCTTCGAAATTACCATAGGGTAAATCGGTTCGGCCAATACTTTCGCGGAATAAGACATCACCAGCAATCACAAATTTTTGGGCTTCGTTATAGAAAACAACATGTCCTGGTGAGTGACCTGGAACGTGAAGGACTTTCAGTTCAGAGTTTCCAAATCGGATGATATCCCCCTCTTTAATGGCATCTCCCATTGCTGGTGGTTCAACAACATTTTCAAGGCCTAAGCGAACGCCGTAGTTTGGAGCTTCTGCCAATAAAAATTCATCAGCTTTATGTGCTTTGGTTGTTAGGCCGAATTGATCTTTCATGAATTGATTTCCAAAAACATGGTCGATATGGAGATGTGTATTCAATAAATGAACCAGTTTAAGTCCCTTTTTTTCAATGATATTAATAAGTTTTTTTCCCTCTTCCTGATAAAAAACGCCACAGTCAATAAGGACCGCTTCTCCTGTCTCATCGTATAATAAATAGGTGTTTTCTTGCCACTGATTAAACACCAAAGTTTCTATTGTAATCATATCTTTAAATTTAGTCATTCAAGTTTCAAATTTAAGTTTAAAGCTTTAATCGACAAAAGAAATATCTGACTTTGCATGAATTAGAAATATGATTTTATTTTGATATGTCTTTTTTGTTGAATATTTAGTGGAAATAAGCCTGTTCTCGTTTCGTAAAAAACCGCTATAATGCTTATCTTTATTCTTGTTGATTCGTCATAAAAATAGGACGATTTACGATTCAGAGATTAAGACAAAAAAACAAAATAATTAATTGACTTTGCTATGAACACAAATAAGAAAATTGCAGTGGTATTATCAGGTTCGGGTGT encodes the following:
- a CDS encoding MBL fold metallo-hydrolase — translated: MTKFKDMITIETLVFNQWQENTYLLYDETGEAVLIDCGVFYQEEGKKLINIIEKKGLKLVHLLNTHLHIDHVFGNQFMKDQFGLTTKAHKADEFLLAEAPNYGVRLGLENVVEPPAMGDAIKEGDIIRFGNSELKVLHVPGHSPGHVVFYNEAQKFVIAGDVLFRESIGRTDLPYGNFEDLITGIKTKLLVMDDDVTVHPGHGPITTIGHEKKNNVFLRS
- a CDS encoding DMT family transporter, producing MKKYLLSIPFLAILACLLWATPFAAIKIGLKYTTPLNFAGIRFFISGLLILPFIPEFRTKLRTLSPKSWKLIIQVALLQTTFLYGLFYTGINYLPGALGAMLIGAQPLFAAIMAHLMMKNDKMTLSKVSSILLGMLGVCIISLGRADFILTTTIPLGVGILVLNNIVGSMGNVIVARDTRDIPPRILASFSMILGGLMLILISIPVEHPKWEIHPNEYYYALGWLAIVSAMAITIWFGLLGREGVKVSNLNTWKFIIPIFGACISWLVLPNENPDLISILGMTVIAISLLMLNYFNKKKTKN
- a CDS encoding nucleoside kinase, which translates into the protein MGKLISIYIEDLDEKRFYPLGTSLQTILDDVSSQLNMTVLGAIVNNKLKELTYEIYKPKNVKFIDYTDPAGKRMYMRSLTFILYKAIQDVLPNVGFRVEHSISNGLYCRIKDKNTILTQENIAKIKLRMLEIVRADIPFERQEMETEKAIELFESQGLHEKTNLLLTRGNIYTSVYKLDTTVDYFYGFLLPRTGLLEVFDLQHYYNGMLLLPPDKKNPNEAKQILQQEKMLQIFSEYKRWGKILKISNVGDLNRSVEEKKISELIKIYEAMHEKKISQIADRIRKKWKKIKIILIAGPSSSGKTTFGKRLAIQLKVAGIEPINLSLDNYFVDREHTPLDENGEYDFESIEALDVKLFNQNLQELLDGKEIQLPKFSFEKGKRTYNGDKLKINGKNVLVIEGIHALNPKLTSLISDEVKFKIYISALTSISIDGHNRIHSTDNRLIRRIIRDYRYRSYSALNTIKRWPSVRNGEERNIFPYQENADVMFNSALPYELGVLKSHAEPILRQVQPNQPEYSEANRLLKFFSYFIPIADNEIPKNSLMREFLGGSTFEY